The genomic stretch aaatcaaacttgCCTGTGACAAAAGGCTCTGCTCTCGAACAttgatgacaaaagctgaagcagctTTAGCAATATCAGGAACAGACGTGGATGTTACAGCAACTGCCTCTTCctttatttaaggaaaaacaaacagttatTAAATATATTACAATAATCATTTTTGATAACAAATCAGTTTGTcgtttttacacataaaaatccaaaacagatgAGTTAATTGAGTATTGAAAAATGTAACCTTGAaacatatatgcatatatatatttaatgtttctCCACATAGCTTTGTAATTGCATTTACATTGCAGTCTAAAGTGACAAAGAAGaatgaagggggggggggcgttGCCTTTGCAACTCGAAGTTTACGCGGGAATTAAGACTGGTATATTGTTTAGGAataaagaaagagaaactgAGAAATTTGGATCATGTTAATAAATAATATCTAAGTTGGAGCTTTTCTGGACTGGTTAGATACTTACAGAGAAAGGAGTTTCGTTCAGCACCGGTTGCCGTGATTCAGGCTGAGATTCCCTAGACGTCCCCGGAGTGCTGGTCGTTTCATCCGTGCTGCAACAGTTGGCAAAAACCGAAACACCAAAATTCTGACGTCCAAAAGAGCGAGATGATGGGGTCAACCTCCATCTGTCTGGCGGGCGCCCGGCGGTCAAATACAGAGGACGCGTCCATTTGATGTGGCGTGAAAACGAGTTGAACACTCTGAAGTCCTGCTGGCAACCATCGATTCCACAGTAAACCCAAAAGTCAGCACTGCGACCATGAATTCTGTTCATGTGGCTAAGGAGCACCTTCAGACTTAATGCAACAAACACCAAACAGATCATACATCTCCACAAAGCCATGACCATGCTAGCTATCACGCCTTCTTCttctatccttttttttttttttggcggtTTCCGGATATACACCCCACccccacaaaagaaaaacactgtcGCTCTTTGATGACCTCAGTGAACGGGGAGAAGCATAAAACGTACAATATTAAGCGTATTATCACAGTGGGCCAGTGCAGCACACAATCTGTTAATATTGTAAGCTTATCTTTGgcaatattcatttatttattgttaattaagaccccgtttaaaaaaaactacacatcCACTCGTCCCACATATATGACGTCATCATCCCAAGCTGCGAGCCTGCGACTGCTCAACCCCCACAGGTTGTTTCACTGAGCGCAGTCCAGAGTTTGCTCCCGCTTGAGAGGACTCTACAGCTTTTCGTgcgtttttttctgtaaaactggACCTGGGAGTTAACAAGATAAGTTTTGGATTCGACAATGGAAGACTTTGATGCTACAACTTTATCCGTGTTGGAAGGTAAGATCTTCAGTTTAATGTCCGGTTAGCTACACCGAGCTAACATCAGCCATTTTGTTTGAATGTGGTACTTTGGCTAACCCCGTAGCTGGATTCGTGAATGTCgtggcatgtttttttttgagacGTCACTTAAAAGGTTCcatttgaatatttatgtaaaatattgcACTTTCCCGATGTTGAATTTCTTCCCTAAAACATTTGAACACGATGATGGCCAGTATTAAGCTACGCACTCTTGGCGTGTCATGCGCGTTCACGAACGTGCTAAACAAACACTCTTCTTAGTGAATTTatccgttttttttctttcatttaaccAGTGGCGTTTAAGATGGAGGTGATGGGGTGGGGTTCTGTTTCTACTGTTCACTGCCTGGTACGCCTCGTTAAAGAAGCTTGGTGCACAATCGATTCTGAAGGGTGTTGGGTACAACTCAATGACAATTAATTCTTCCTCGACAATTTCTCGAACGGTTAGCAGTTctgtgatttgaaaaaaataaaattaaatgaaagaagTGAAACTGTATTTGAATCCCTAGCAAGTTATTTAATCAGATTTCCAATTGCTATACttaaacaaacacagacaaTATATGCGTAAGGCATCATTCAGAGTCAactattttatgtctttatatattggaagtaaacacattttaagcaaGATCCAAATATATTGAATCAAAGTTGTATTTCCTTGTtgacaaacaacaaaatcactGAAAGTCAGCGTGTGacataattgtattttatggtTGTAAAGATACTATAGTTTTTTGCATGGATGGGACAgaaatggttttgtttaaaagtgaaTCTCTAATTTTTAATCGATAGCTGCCAGTGTTGATGAGGAAGCCTTGCTAGGTCTCACACGGGAGGACTTGAAGGACCTTTTTCCTGGTTCCgaaatttttttcagaagaaagAAGCTCTGGGATTACATTCATCAAAAGGtatatcataataataattaaaaaaccaaaaacagatcATCATCTGTCTCATTCCAATATCTTATTTGTGTGGGGGTTTTTCTCCTATAAGAGTGGAAGTGCTGAGTTGGATCCCAGGACTCGTGAAAGTGATGGCATCCCTGCAACAACAGCCGTGTCACCATGCCAGCCTCAAACTTCAACTCCCTTATCTTCTGACAAGACAATGAAAATGCCAGACCCACCAGAGTATGTTGTGTACACTGATTCAGAGCTGGAAATGGTGCGCAGCCAGTACTTTGCATTACTCCGCAATGGAAAGGAAAAGGATTGCAACATGTCAAAGGAGCTGTGCTGCAGGCTTGTGAGAAACACAATTACCAGTATGGTTGCAATTCTGCGGGCAAGTTCTATGGGAAAAGAAGTCAAATACCCCTCCAGACTTGAAATGAGAGCAATGTCTCAGAAGATGGTTGACTATTATCCGATGTTACGTGACACTGACCCAAATATGCCATACGTAAGTATTCTTTTCTATTGCACacgttaacaaaaaaaaaacttggcacATATATGTAAAAGTAaaccaatattgttttttttcatcagctgACCATTTACATCAAAATGTACAAGCGACTCCAAAATATGAGGTCCCCAAGGAAGAGACAAGGCTCCATGCCACAACGAGGGAGAGCCAAGAAGAGTCTCTTTAGTTCAGAAAGCACAAGCAGTGAGGCTGATGGCGACACAAGTTGCAACACAAGTGGCACAAGTGATTCTACCATACTTCTTGAAGATGAACCCAGTGAGGAATCAAGCACAGGTATGTGTAGTTGGAGATGTGATGAAGTTAAAGTTGGCTAGCAGGATATAAATTAACCCTATGTTTTTTCCATTGTTATATAGCACAGGAAAAAGTTTTGGTTCCATCCAAGTCCTGCTCCCTACCCAAGAGTGTAACACCTCTGCCAGAAGCATCTGGAAACAATGATTTTGGTAAGCATTTTCTTattaattaaggcttttaagcattttatttctttggcatttaaattatttctgtttgtcATTTGTTTAAGTTGGCCAGGACAGTCGGAAGATGCAAGCCAGGCACTATAAAACCCTGAGCAAGATGTACATGAAGTCCAAagccaaaccaaaccaaagtgaTGTTGCTCAGCTTTTGGACCTTGAGTTTGAGGCACGGCGGTCTTTCATTGATGGAGATGTTACAAGGGAAGAAGACAGAgcctcaaaaatgtttgaagcaTATCCATgcttcaaagaaataaaaaatgtaagctttttacctcattttaattttagttgtTTAGCTCTTTAAAGTCAGTTGTGGTGAAATGACATaagcacttttttgttttcttgtttttttcaccaaaGGCAATAGATGAGCTGTGTCGTATTGTGGGCAGTGCCAACCCCAAGTACATAGAAGAAATGAAGGGAAGATGGAAGGACTTTTGCGCAAAAGTCCAGTTTTTTGGAGTCTGGAAGAAGGTTCTGAAACCACCTTTTCCATTGGACGTGCGTGGAGGTAAGTTActggtttgtttttcaaaacatatttcaGTTCAAATGACTCcgttaattatttttgtgtgtctttctaAGTGGATTTCACTGTTGCGCTTATTAACGCACTCCCATCACTCTTCCCTTCACCGACTCCACCACCAAAACGGCTTGGAAGTGCCAGCGAGGCTCTCCTTCATGTCCTAAAGGTAAATATTGTGTTTGATCGGTGTCTGTATTTATGTAGTTTTATTAGAAGTGAAGCTGTTCTTCCACACATTATTaattaatagtatttttttcagtagcAAAGTCCCTcaatgtgattggttcattACAGTACTGCTTtctcaatcatttttttcccccaaaacctGACTCTTCTGTCTTTTATTTCAGCAAGGCGAGGACCCCACGGTCTACTTAGAGAAGCGGCCCTTGTCTTCTCCTGTGCTCCTCTTCGATGGAACGACCAGCTTTGTTGCAGTGGGAACCACACCTTTGGGCCCCCTTCCTCAGGAGGATTTTTGTGAAGGACTCTTGGTATTAATGGCGTACTACTACACGTTACACCTTACATATCCTAAATGTGTTGCTACACTCCTCTCAGTCATCCAAACTGAGGTCATTGGTGATGCCATCCACGACAGAGATGTCACTAGTGCTTATAAGAAGGCCATAGCCGAATGGAAATATTTCACTGAGCAGTAactaacttttgcttttttgcttATTGACTGACTGTTTTGACTGCAATGTTGACTGCAGTGTTCTGGTTGAATCATTCAATatgacagtttattttatttttatttaaatacatttttggaatgattatttgttttttagttgaCGGACACAGAAAAGGGCTGAAAAGCTATGTTATTTGTTTACCTTTTTAAgtgctgaaactttttttcccccagaaagTAACAAGGATGTAATAATTTcgtttttgttaaatgttctgAAGGTAACAaactgaaaagtatttttttgtattcaatttGAAGgattgttttaaactttaataaaagttgaaaaggtATACtgcatttattgtcattattttgttaagaaaaatattagatATATTTTCTAAGAATGAGTTCTAGTTTTAAGCATTGTGATGATTTATTAAGATTGGTGAACTTGTAATAAGATCTTGTTTTAATTTCCATTTGCTTAAAACTAGCAAAAATCACTTATTTTGGGAATGtataaaatccagttttaagTCATACTATCtattattaagatttttaagcttattctaccctttttaaactattgtgtGGTATTTCGTTTCTAGATTTTTATGTCTTATTTCAAGAGTTCTTGTCAAGTAAAAATTACTTGCTGCATAGacagataattttactactttctagtatttttcttctcaaaattagtgtttttgacttatttttggaatgccttttttttgcagtgcagcAGTGGTTCCATCcctctggaactcccttcctctcagcctcagcTCTGTAGACTCAGTGTCCTCTTTTATAAAGCAGCTAAAGACATCTTTTATAAATGGCCTTTTCTTAATTCTGTTATTATATTCTGTTTTACTGTGAATCACTTTGTGATTCTTAACTTGAATGGTGCTATATagattataattattttaaattgagcTTTATAAATACAGTAGGTGAGGTAGACATTTCAAACACACGTTAACTGTTGTCAAACAGTGAATAAGCTACTAAGGGGGTTCATATGAGCTACTAAGAGgctcatatgtttgtaaatctgagtgatgacatcagtgcctcaccagcgcTAAACCTCACTGCACATCCCTGAGTAAATATAGTACATTGTATTTAAGGTTTTGCAACTGTAATTGGAGGATATCAACTAATTTACGAGGGTTTGTCACATGTCCCGTCTTTTGGAACAagtccagctttggaacctgcagagaaccaacaaacagcagaaagcctcactgtgggaaagactccacacttctgactgatgttcacgtccactttattcttcacaggaaagattgagacagaacactgagaactaaaaagaacagagaaacacttctaatctctactaaaaaacaggaatcacaacacAAGACAGAAACACTACTCTGTTTATCAACCCCTTCTATactaaataagaaaatatggtTATTAGACTGAACTAGACTGCAGTCACTACTTTTTGtctaaataataatgaaatgttCAATGATCaagtaaaaatgttagaataaaAGATGTATACAAAATACTGGAGACACATATATAGACAACATGCACATCGTATAAGCACAAACTACAACCACAATGAAGCCTTTCAAGATTTAGCTATAataattcaaaacaaacttCTATTTACAGGTACttctaaaataattcatttggtgagcatttttaacattttgtcagAAGTAAAGTTCATTATGTAGTATCTTTACATATACCTTGAAATGcgttacttttttgtttttgcttaccGTGccttagaaataataaaatacctaaaattAACTATTCCTAGAAAGTTACAAAATCATATCAAAACAATCACAGTCTTTAGAAAAGTCCTTCTACACTTGCAATACACACTTGTGCCACTCTAATAAAATTACTACATATATGTGGTATTGAGCCAATCAGCGTTTGGCTGTGTACATGTAATAAAAGCCCAGGTTGCTAAGGAGTTCATTAGCAGTAAAAGGTTTGACCTCAGGagttttaaacattaataaacttaaaaaacttaatttaaaatgttcaaactttctGAGAAACAGGACTTCCTCCCCTAATAAAATAAAGCCCTTGGGTGTGGTGTAGAGGTCGACTTCTGATGATAATTTTAGAATTTAGAGTTTACACTAAATCATtgaatacattgaaaaaaaatactttattcatgtGAGTTTTCATGTGTCCGTTGAGACTAGTTACTAAGACTTTTTATgacattaattaaaaagaaaaatgcattttttctgtATGAGATCTCATGTGCTTTTTGAGATTACATGCCTGACTAAAACTTGCGTCACATTTTTCACAAGGaaagggcttctctcctgtatgatcTCTCATATGTACATTGAGACTACTTACATGTCTgaaacttctatcacattctgTACATGAaaagggcttttctcctgtgtgaattcgcatgtgtgatttgagattAGATACACGACGAAAACTTGTTTCACATTctgtacaaaaaaaaggcttttctcctttatgagttatcatgtgtgatttgagacCAGCTATATTACTAAAACTCctttcacattctttacaagaataTGGCTTTTCTTCTGAGTGAGTTaccatgtgtgttttgaggtGATAAAGACGACGaaaacttttaccacattctttacaagaaaaaggcttctcttcTGTGTGAGTTTTCATATGTGTTTTGAGATGGCATTGttgattaaaacttttttcacattctttacaagtaaaaggcttttctcctgtgtgagttctcatatGTGTTTTGAGACTAGACGTGTGACCAAAACTTGCATCACactctttacaagaaaaaggcttttcttgtgtatgagttttcatgtgtgttttgagattacTCATTTGCCCAAATCTTgcatcacattctttacaagaaaaaggcttttctcctgtgtgagttctcatgtgaaTTATGAGACTACCTTTGTGACTAAAACTTGAATCACATTCCTGACAAGAAAAAGGcctttctcctgtatgagttctcatgtgtactTTGAGATAAGCTACATTACTAAAACTTctttcacattctttacaagaaaaaggcttctctcccgAATGAGTTGTCATGTGTGATCTGAGATAAGCTATATTAGTAAAACTCctttcacattctttacaagaatatggcttttctcctgtatgaattctcATGTGTAATGTGAGATGAGATTTCTgaccaaaacttttttcacattcttcacaagaaaagggcttttctcctgtgtgagttctcatgtgtgttttgagatatgagctttgactaaaacttttttcacattctttacaagaaaaaggcttttctcttgtgtgagttctcatatgttttgtcaaataaGATCTTTGACTAAAAcctttgtcacattctttacagaaATATATTTCATCAGACTCAGTTGCTATGTAGTCAGACAGATTACAAATTATTCTTGAGCTTTCTTGAGATTGTTTGCACTTCTTAACCAAAGTTCCTACTTTGGGATGTTTTATAacatcagagtcacactgactTGCTGACATGCAAGAGCTATCCACACTTCTatctcttttcttcctctgaggGTTCTGCAGGTCTGATTCTCCAGCTGTAGATGATGTTGGTTCTtcatgtttgtttactttttcctCCTGATTCTCAGTTACATTAAAGCACTGCTGAttgtttagatctgcttcactgtgatCATTTTCCTCATAAGCAGGAATCGCCATCAGGGTATCAACCTCCTGCTTCAGCTCAAGCTGCTCCTCAACCTGACTGACGAAAAGGTCTTCTGGCTCCTCTTTAATGAGTGATGGTCCTGGTATCCCCTGTTCTTCTTCAATTCCTGGAGGTTCTTGTTCCTCCGTCTCTTCTTTATAAGATGGAGGTTCTGGATCCTCCTGTTCCACTCTGATATTCCATTGCTGGTTGGAGAAATCCTCCTCTTCAGTCACCAAATGCTGGGGGAGGgctgcagaaacacaagaagaggcccttttatatattttgtggattttgtgtATTGTCAAGAACCTATAAAAATTTGAATTGTTTCAGTCAGAATatgcacaattaaaaaattttaTATAAAGTCCCCctacaatgaaaatcatgtttttctgaCTAGTGTGCCAAGCTCAGGTGCTGGAAAAGAGAAGATGGCATTGACTGTGGTCAAATGAGCGCCATTTACACTGCTGGTACCTGTCAGCAACCTCTTGAGTCCCACAAGACAGCCAGGCCTGATAAGACTCCTTCAGCTTCACACCATCCCTTACTTCTGGTGTCCACCTCCCAACCTTGTGACCACAGCTCCATAGAGTAGCAGAGACAATGAAGGTGGAGAACGTGGTcgaccaacctccctcggtacctgcttgaaatTCTCCCAGATGTGCGAGTTAACCCTTGTCAATTACTGCTGCCACAAAGAATTAtttgattaatcgactaatcactgattattttttctgattagtcaaatAATTGGATAATTCGTGTATTTCATAAGATATCAGTGTGGGGTTACGTCCCATCAACattcccgcccacaactcagaggtgaatttctaatgaactcctgctgctctgaggAAACTATGTCAGAAAAAACgacaacatttttagattttggctgaaaacagaagaatcatagtgaaaagaccactgagaacgctttgaaaacagatcaaattttGTTGGAGtaggattttaaaaatactacTCAGAGCTGAaatttagacttaaaaaaattagagaGAAAAACTTGAAGTTCTTGTGATTAGTACAGAACCATTACAAGGTATGAATTCAAAGATTCTgatggagtcatctggaccccataagatagcacaagggttctGAAAACCTCATCATGGatctgtgaggtctgtgatgtacTTCTATCAACAGAAAAATTCACATATGTGGCCCTgtacttttattgcttttttcatttaaaatatatatatttgttagtttgttgacaaaacgtattcttgctgtttttttttataaaattacacctaaaactttcattctatgttgtaaaaacagttcattaaacatttttggggtttccacagcaaaatgaaccacttttttccagaagaaaTACTGTtgttgcatgattttatgtctagtgtgtgaatacaacatggaaaaatgactaattaaAGGAAGAGTTAcatacagaggtaaattcaaaagtagacaaaaacagaattttaagcCCTAggtcaaaaaaatgttctgactGTCATTTTTGCATGTAATTTCAAATTGTggttatttgcagataataagtggatGGCAAATATTGCAACACATTTTTCTAATAGTGATTaattgcaatttattttttccagatttgcgattgatgaattcttttttttttttatcgattcccggccctaacacacacatgcacgcacgcacgcacacacacagcgaCTCTGACAAAATCGCTGtcgatgggttgcagacgtttgctgTATGGCGATAGGCATTTCAGGAAGTGATGGTGAAAGCGGTGGTCTACTTTCACGAGgggtggaggtaatgcatttccaatgagggacctcatggctcgagaagtccagttCTAATTAGACTGTCTATGCTCTCTGCGCAGccttattatttaattatttattattattattattcattattatttattacaacagaaaatcagttttgtccaa from Oryzias melastigma strain HK-1 linkage group LG9, ASM292280v2, whole genome shotgun sequence encodes the following:
- the LOC112148224 gene encoding gastrula zinc finger protein XlCGF57.1, with the translated sequence MAIPAYEENDHSEADLNNQQCFNVTENQEEKVNKHEEPTSSTAGESDLQNPQRKKRDRSVDSSCMSASQCDSDVIKHPKVGTLVKKCKQSQESSRIICNLSDYIATESDEIYFCKECDKGFSQRSYLTKHMRTHTREKPFSCKECEKSFSQSSYLKTHMRTHTGEKPFSCEECEKSFGQKSHLTLHMRIHTGEKPYSCKECERSFTNIAYLRSHMTTHSGEKPFSCKECERSFSNVAYLKVHMRTHTGERPFSCQECDSSFSHKGSLIIHMRTHTGEKPFSCKECDARFGQMSNLKTHMKTHTQEKPFSCKECDASFGHTSSLKTHMRTHTGEKPFTCKECEKSFNQQCHLKTHMKTHTEEKPFSCKECGKSFRRLYHLKTHMVTHSEEKPYSCKECERSFSNIAGLKSHMITHKGEKPFFCTECETSFRRVSNLKSHMRIHTGEKPFSCTECDRSFRHVSSLNVHMRDHTGEKPFPCEKCDASFSQACNLKKHMRSHTEKMHFSF